Proteins encoded in a region of the Sparus aurata chromosome 6, fSpaAur1.1, whole genome shotgun sequence genome:
- the LOC115582615 gene encoding uncharacterized protein LOC115582615 isoform X1 — protein sequence MPPKREAGATPAQPPIKMIKIGGDTQEFGCDPTEDRMAEESSFSPFPTNEHEHIEFDEEHVSSPGIRTDTISLLMKIEQLQAQLKYERRCRILAERELRELKEMNTLMMQMRHTAHELRVTLDHVLQGGDTPGAPQNSQDEGISFLNEPEAEMRAVHDIQEEEHNFLYLAENLRVPKNLYERIAEIGDYKKYTSALLMILFDRETLATHSLQGRRTTFTGDDCPKPQLPPEILRGIIDHVAAKFGVDRSQIKTAIRTKLNNEDKLLKKRLGFCKAENKAVVEPSFCQEASLLTENGELMNDS from the exons ATGCCACCCAAGAGAGAAGCAGGAGCGACTCCAGCGCAGCCACCcatcaaaatgataaaaatcgGCGGTGATACACAGGAGTTTGGCTGCGATCCAACGGAGGACAGGATGGCTGAAGAATCCAGCTTCTCTCCTTTTCCCACCAATGAG catgAACACATTGAGTTTGATGAAGAGCACGTTTCAAGTCCAGGCATCAGAACAGACACCATCAGTCTCCTCATGAAGATAGAGCAGCTGCAGGCACAGCTCAAATATGAACGCAGATGTAGGATTTTGGCTGAGAGAGAGTTGAGAGAGCTGAAAG AGATGAACACTCTCATGATGCAGATGAGGCACACGGCACATGAGCTGCGAGTCACTCTGGATCACGTTCTCCAAGGAGGCGATACGCCAGGTGCTCCACAGAACTCTCAGGATGAAGGTATCTCTTTCCTGAATGAGCCTGAGGCGGAGATGAGAGCGGTTCATGATATCCAAGAG GAAGAGCACAACTTCTTGTATCTTGCTGAGAATCTTCGAGTCCCGAAAAATCTTTACGAGCGCATTGCAGAGATTGGAGACTACAAGAAGTACACGTCAGCACTGCTGATGATACTTTTTGACAGAGAAACGTTGGCCACACACTCTCTGCAGGGTCGGAGGACCACATTTACCGGAGACGATTGCCCCAAACCTCAACTCCCGCCTGAAATCTTGAGAGGTATAATCG ATCACGTGGCAGCCAAGTTCGGAGTTGATCGCAGCCAAATAAAAACTGCAATCCGCACAAAGTTGAACAATGAGGACAAACTGTTGAAGAAGAGACTGGGTTTCTGTAAAGCTGAAAACAAAGCTGTGGTTGAACCAAGCTTCTGCCAAGAGGCTTCACTCCTGACTGAAAATGGAGAATTGATGAATGACTCTTAG
- the LOC115582880 gene encoding probable G-protein coupled receptor — protein MEDNSSSLTAEYNDSTTVWAPLPSAPSRQLGTLPNPQTRFKDLTGIFFMVTLNVLALLANTAVLVVIIKAPHLRKFAFVCHLCAVDLLCAILLMPLGIVSSSPYFAGVVFTVLECQVYVFLNVFLIAASIFTITAISVERYYYIVHPMHYEVKMTLKLTAAVLVMVWVASAVLGLSTVFGWQTYGGLSSINAAQCSLRWSHSDHRKVFSLLFSVTCFCLPAVVIFAVYCNVYKVARVAARQHGPLPLWTNSQLKHRSDSINSQTTIITTRNAPRRIMRDRPFGGGKAALTLVVIVGQFLFCWLPYFAFHISLTVGTSPKIPDDLEEVVTWLAYSSFAINPFFYGLLNRQIREELCKLRRCYSARPVELAISSHEGSGNENFLQFLHRTSCTIETRASFAVSSPRSTLDQTGQTGFRIPGQIPEEFN, from the coding sequence ATGGAGGACAACAGTTCATCCTTGACCGCTGAGTACAATGACAGCACCACCGTTTGGGCGCCGCTGCCCTCCGCTCCCAGCAGACAGCTGGGCACCCTTCCCAACCCGCAGACACGCTTCAAGGACCTGACAGGGATATTTTTCATGGTGACCCTGAATGTTCTGGCACTTCTGGCCAACACTGCTGTTCTGGTTGTTATCATAAAAGCACCTCATCTCAGGAAATTTGCCTTTGTGTGCCACCTGTGCGCGGTGGACCTGCTGTGCGCCATCTTGCTCATGCCTCTTGGAATTGTGTCCAGCTCTCCGTACTTTGCTGGTGTGGTGTTCACTGTGCTGGAGTGCCAGGTCTACGTCTTCCTCAATGTATTCCTCATCGCTGCCTCTATCTTCACCATCACAGCCATCAGTGTGGAGCGGTACTACTACATCGTTCATCCCATGCACTACGAGGTCAAGATGACGCTGAAGCTGACTGCAGCCGTGTTAGTGATGGTGTGGGTGGCCTCTGCCGTGCTGGGGCTGTCCACTGTGTTTGGATGGCAGACGTACGGCGGCCTGAGCTCTATCAATGCTGCACAATGCTCGCTGCGTTGGAGTCACAGTGACCACAGAAAAGTCTTCTCTCTGCTCTTTAGTGTCACCTGTTTCTGCCTGCCTGCTGTGGTCATTTTTGCTGTGTACTGTAATGTGTACAAGGTGGCCCGTGTGGCTGCCCGCCAGCATGGACCTCTGCCCTTGTGGACGAACAGTCAACTGAAGCATCGCTCTGACTCAATCAACAGCCAGACTACCATCATCACAACCCGCAATGCCCCACGGAGGATAATGCGCGACCGGCCTTTCGGTGGAGGTAAAGCCGCTCTCACTCTGGTGGTCATTGTTGGCCAGTTTCTGTTCTGCTGGCTGCCTTACTTTGCCTTCCACATCAGCCTGACAGTAGGCACATCACCCAAGATTCCCGATGACCTGGAGGAGGTGGTCACCTGGCTGGCATATTCCTCCTTTGCTATAAACCCATTTTTTTATGGACTTCTTAACCGGCAGATCAGGGAGGAGCTCTGCAAGCTGAGGCGCTGCTACTCAGCACGACCCGTAGAGCTGGCGATCTCCAGCCACGAGGGCTCAGGCAACGAGAACTTCCTGCAGTTCCTACATCGGACTAGCTGCACGATAGAAACACGTGCAAGCTTTGCCGTATCCAGTCCCAGAAGTACTCTGGATCAAACTGGGCAGACTGGTTTCAGGATACCAGGACAGATCCCAGAAGAGTTTAATTAG
- the LOC115582615 gene encoding uncharacterized protein LOC115582615 isoform X2, with the protein MPPKREAGATPAQPPIKMIKIGGDTQEFGCDPTEDRMAEESSFSPFPTNEHEHIEFDEEHVSSPGIRTDTISLLMKIEQLQAQLKYERRCRILAERELRELKEMNTLMMQMRHTAHELRVTLDHVLQGGDTPGAPQNSQDEGISFLNEPEAEMRAVHDIQEEEHNFLYLAENLRVPKNLYERIAEIGDYKKYTSALLMILFDRETLATHSLQGRRTTFTGDDCPKPQLPPEILRDHVAAKFGVDRSQIKTAIRTKLNNEDKLLKKRLGFCKAENKAVVEPSFCQEASLLTENGELMNDS; encoded by the exons ATGCCACCCAAGAGAGAAGCAGGAGCGACTCCAGCGCAGCCACCcatcaaaatgataaaaatcgGCGGTGATACACAGGAGTTTGGCTGCGATCCAACGGAGGACAGGATGGCTGAAGAATCCAGCTTCTCTCCTTTTCCCACCAATGAG catgAACACATTGAGTTTGATGAAGAGCACGTTTCAAGTCCAGGCATCAGAACAGACACCATCAGTCTCCTCATGAAGATAGAGCAGCTGCAGGCACAGCTCAAATATGAACGCAGATGTAGGATTTTGGCTGAGAGAGAGTTGAGAGAGCTGAAAG AGATGAACACTCTCATGATGCAGATGAGGCACACGGCACATGAGCTGCGAGTCACTCTGGATCACGTTCTCCAAGGAGGCGATACGCCAGGTGCTCCACAGAACTCTCAGGATGAAGGTATCTCTTTCCTGAATGAGCCTGAGGCGGAGATGAGAGCGGTTCATGATATCCAAGAG GAAGAGCACAACTTCTTGTATCTTGCTGAGAATCTTCGAGTCCCGAAAAATCTTTACGAGCGCATTGCAGAGATTGGAGACTACAAGAAGTACACGTCAGCACTGCTGATGATACTTTTTGACAGAGAAACGTTGGCCACACACTCTCTGCAGGGTCGGAGGACCACATTTACCGGAGACGATTGCCCCAAACCTCAACTCCCGCCTGAAATCTTGAGAG ATCACGTGGCAGCCAAGTTCGGAGTTGATCGCAGCCAAATAAAAACTGCAATCCGCACAAAGTTGAACAATGAGGACAAACTGTTGAAGAAGAGACTGGGTTTCTGTAAAGCTGAAAACAAAGCTGTGGTTGAACCAAGCTTCTGCCAAGAGGCTTCACTCCTGACTGAAAATGGAGAATTGATGAATGACTCTTAG